One genomic segment of [Phormidium] sp. ETS-05 includes these proteins:
- the hypA gene encoding hydrogenase maturation nickel metallochaperone HypA, translating to MHEVSLMEQTIEIALAQASKQGASQIHRMKMRIGDMSGVVPEALAFAFDVVTQGTIAAGAKLEIESVPVTCFCPNCQQEFHPPDIFYECPECGEPRTKMLAGGEIELTSLEVS from the coding sequence ATGCACGAAGTTAGCTTGATGGAGCAAACTATAGAAATTGCTCTCGCCCAAGCCAGTAAACAAGGAGCCAGCCAAATTCACCGGATGAAAATGCGCATCGGCGATATGTCTGGGGTGGTTCCCGAAGCCTTGGCGTTTGCCTTTGATGTGGTGACACAAGGGACGATCGCCGCTGGTGCTAAACTAGAAATCGAGTCGGTGCCCGTCACCTGCTTTTGCCCCAACTGCCAGCAGGAATTCCACCCGCCGGATATCTTCTATGAATGTCCAGAATGCGGCGAACCCAGAACCAAAATGCTCGCTGGCGGA
- a CDS encoding DUF3593 domain-containing protein, which yields MFSKDTLFAVSLFPYLGFLWFLTRSGQTPRLALIGFYCTLVFVAVTIPAGIYAKLVYHDTLANVDLLHGGAEFFLTLANILIVLGFRQALQSVEK from the coding sequence ATGTTTTCTAAAGATACCTTGTTTGCGGTTTCCCTGTTTCCCTACTTGGGTTTTTTGTGGTTTTTGACCCGATCGGGTCAGACTCCCCGCTTAGCTCTGATTGGCTTTTACTGCACCTTAGTATTTGTCGCCGTCACCATTCCCGCTGGCATTTATGCCAAATTGGTCTATCACGACACCCTCGCTAATGTGGATTTACTCCACGGTGGGGCGGAATTTTTCCTCACCCTGGCCAATATTTTAATCGTCCTAGGGTTCCGGCAAGCCCTCCAGTCAGTGGAAAAGTGA
- a CDS encoding S8 family serine peptidase, with the protein MSEFQGIFTSDNIPGTIPTFLPQDDQLLSLPTAGGFTSVIGEFNADVTLSPIPGSGMSVQGPLPELLLPQTASATAEIDPNIDIITGTSATTSGDLLFDPEYYAATNPDLGNAGLTTTTQLYEHWQTYGLNEHRSFSRFVQLDYYAGQNPDLAAAGLTTPQQLVTHLQTYGLSEGRRFSPKVDLDFYTSNYPDLAAAFGNNKPQAFEHLQRYGVAEGRLFLPQIRDILLPKPVESEVEVTEPEPNQNPVAEDDSDYLPFNWPNLVGEVQKPNLPSSVPLSPVAATPENQQTASAGDNFGEIEDDVERETAASGDTGAEIEEDVDRETAASGDNFGETEDDVDRETAASGDNFGEIEEDVDRETAPSGETTAEIDHQVNEGTATPPDDVDESAPKLNPTVTATQTLMGLEEEPTPPLDLPENAGGANSKKNPAPKHLQLDSTQDEYYQGGTVRLNGWVFDASGASDVDRVEFSLHKTGEQWQEIENWTTFNISSQDSRWAYFDYSTVGLEPGKYQIKGVAYDSEGGQSNAAVAHFSVSEENPLPLLGVIDTGFNANNGDIDYKRATLGRDFVDGDDNPLLENGESSEHGTHVLGIIGATQNNGVGIYGMNDQAPLWLSRAVGSGQWADALMEFVDYAKQSGQPNAIANLSLDLTQVESDGSVKTRYEFTPREREALEYARQNGVLLVVAAGNDGSVMSVLGQASQEFDNIITVGATNGNQRADYSSYGRRGPDIMAEGGSISDPVLSTAGDNVGTMAGTSIATAQVTGAASLVWEANPGLNYRQIIEALKSTATDLNVAGEDSETGAGLVNPDGAVAKAKEMTPETYAPEAFLTPDTWGGAGLVTPEERAAWDIVSESFDGTVGPDIGVNLRNSTNFDDRSDQNVAYGETLYFDAWTYGEVGTDIWLDTPDALWYHVQGTDYWVPSAYIYGYPDSRPPVLPPEGSQSTTAPTSGSNDGWELYTVKSGDTLWDIAQSRTGDGNDYSLIVDYPENNIPNPDLIYPGDQIWVPIGGSNSSTGDIPSTGNFPGTGSYPITGSDPITNPEPGFEVGDLFGDTYSNHPWLGDPTSDVIDRGNGVTVQEFENGYIISNGSEVNAYEYGDGSGSLEVDPNPSQPLQPVYTEFNYRSIATRYGEYRSGNDWDVGRGKTFNPGFNLESADVTYQLGQLILALESGTIVKGGNILVTIPYYRTFTDGDSGDVEITLYADDELSKEARNHKDFKMKFDSIRDQLKIQIENVIAKQFTEQSLGNNDRFTYLLNSSSAWANNIGPVTFDGGNLEVIIHGTQQEEIGLSNFSIDYNPARPTNEQIEWKGNFTYTLYDDFAFSEADGKTGGLAGLVLSPAYKLQNYGAAKPYSIKLIVEEPIEGEMPIVIA; encoded by the coding sequence ATGTCTGAGTTCCAAGGCATTTTTACCAGCGACAACATCCCGGGCACTATTCCCACCTTTCTCCCCCAGGATGACCAGCTTTTGTCTCTACCCACGGCGGGGGGGTTCACCTCAGTGATCGGCGAATTTAACGCCGATGTCACTTTGTCGCCAATACCCGGTAGTGGGATGAGTGTGCAAGGACCTCTGCCGGAACTCCTGCTGCCACAGACGGCCAGCGCCACCGCAGAAATAGACCCTAATATAGATATCATCACCGGAACATCCGCCACAACTTCAGGCGATCTCTTATTTGACCCAGAATATTATGCCGCAACTAACCCAGACTTAGGCAACGCTGGACTGACTACCACAACCCAACTCTACGAACATTGGCAAACCTACGGCTTAAACGAGCATCGTAGCTTTTCCCGGTTTGTCCAGCTCGACTACTACGCTGGACAAAACCCCGACTTAGCCGCCGCCGGTTTGACGACGCCGCAACAACTGGTGACACACCTGCAAACCTATGGCTTATCAGAAGGTCGCCGGTTTTCTCCCAAAGTCGATTTAGACTTCTATACCAGCAACTACCCCGACTTAGCCGCCGCCTTCGGGAACAACAAACCGCAAGCATTTGAGCATTTACAGCGTTATGGCGTCGCCGAGGGTCGTTTATTCCTCCCCCAAATTCGGGACATCCTCCTCCCCAAACCAGTTGAGAGCGAGGTAGAGGTAACGGAACCAGAGCCAAATCAAAATCCTGTGGCTGAGGATGACTCTGATTATTTGCCGTTCAATTGGCCGAATTTAGTCGGTGAAGTCCAGAAACCTAATTTGCCATCATCAGTCCCGCTGTCTCCTGTAGCAGCTACCCCGGAAAATCAACAAACTGCCTCCGCTGGGGATAATTTCGGGGAAATAGAGGATGATGTAGAGCGGGAAACTGCCGCCAGTGGGGATACTGGAGCAGAAATAGAGGAGGATGTCGATCGGGAAACTGCCGCCAGTGGGGATAATTTCGGGGAAACAGAGGATGATGTCGATCGGGAAACTGCCGCCAGTGGGGATAATTTCGGGGAAATAGAGGAGGATGTCGATCGGGAAACTGCCCCAAGTGGTGAGACAACGGCGGAAATTGACCATCAAGTAAATGAAGGGACGGCGACACCGCCGGATGATGTGGATGAGTCTGCACCAAAACTCAATCCCACAGTCACTGCAACTCAGACATTGATGGGGTTAGAGGAGGAACCGACACCGCCGTTAGATTTGCCGGAGAATGCTGGCGGTGCAAATAGCAAGAAGAATCCGGCGCCGAAGCATTTACAATTGGATAGCACCCAAGACGAGTATTATCAAGGCGGAACGGTGCGCCTGAATGGGTGGGTATTTGATGCCAGTGGCGCCAGCGATGTGGACCGAGTGGAGTTCTCACTGCACAAGACTGGGGAACAGTGGCAAGAAATTGAGAATTGGACGACGTTTAATATTTCTAGTCAGGATAGCCGCTGGGCCTACTTCGATTATTCCACTGTGGGGTTAGAACCGGGCAAGTATCAGATTAAAGGGGTGGCTTACGACAGCGAAGGCGGTCAGAGTAATGCTGCGGTGGCGCATTTTAGCGTCAGTGAGGAAAATCCCCTGCCACTTTTGGGCGTTATCGATACTGGGTTTAATGCCAATAATGGGGATATTGACTATAAACGGGCGACGTTAGGGCGCGATTTTGTCGATGGTGACGATAACCCGTTGTTGGAAAATGGGGAAAGCAGCGAACATGGCACCCATGTGTTAGGCATTATCGGCGCAACCCAGAATAATGGGGTGGGGATTTATGGTATGAATGACCAAGCCCCCCTGTGGTTGAGTCGGGCTGTGGGTTCTGGGCAGTGGGCCGATGCGCTGATGGAGTTTGTGGACTATGCGAAACAGTCGGGACAACCGAATGCGATCGCTAATTTGAGTTTAGATTTAACTCAAGTGGAGTCCGATGGTAGCGTCAAGACTCGCTACGAGTTTACCCCACGAGAACGGGAGGCGCTGGAATATGCGCGGCAAAATGGCGTGTTGCTGGTGGTGGCTGCCGGGAATGATGGCAGTGTGATGTCGGTGTTGGGTCAAGCGTCCCAAGAGTTTGACAATATTATTACTGTTGGCGCGACCAATGGGAATCAACGGGCGGATTATTCCAGCTATGGTCGTCGCGGACCGGATATTATGGCCGAAGGTGGTAGTATCAGTGACCCGGTACTCTCGACGGCTGGGGACAATGTGGGCACAATGGCCGGGACCTCTATTGCTACGGCACAGGTGACGGGGGCTGCGTCTCTGGTGTGGGAGGCGAACCCTGGGTTAAATTATCGGCAAATTATCGAGGCCCTGAAATCTACGGCTACAGATTTGAATGTGGCTGGGGAAGATAGCGAGACGGGGGCTGGTTTGGTGAACCCGGATGGGGCGGTGGCGAAGGCTAAGGAGATGACGCCGGAAACCTATGCGCCAGAGGCGTTTTTGACCCCGGATACTTGGGGTGGTGCAGGTTTGGTCACGCCAGAGGAACGAGCAGCTTGGGATATTGTTTCGGAATCATTCGATGGTACTGTTGGACCTGATATTGGGGTGAATCTCCGCAATAGCACCAATTTTGACGATCGTAGCGACCAAAATGTGGCTTACGGGGAAACCCTCTATTTCGATGCCTGGACTTATGGTGAAGTGGGCACTGATATCTGGTTAGATACGCCAGATGCTCTTTGGTATCACGTACAAGGCACAGATTACTGGGTGCCAAGTGCATATATTTACGGGTATCCAGATAGTCGTCCTCCTGTATTACCGCCTGAAGGTTCTCAATCAACCACAGCACCAACTAGCGGCAGTAATGATGGATGGGAACTTTACACCGTGAAGTCAGGAGATACTCTCTGGGATATTGCTCAATCAAGAACCGGTGATGGGAATGATTACTCGCTGATTGTGGATTATCCAGAAAATAATATTCCCAATCCTGACTTAATTTATCCCGGCGATCAAATTTGGGTGCCTATAGGAGGCTCAAATTCAAGTACAGGAGATATACCGAGTACAGGAAATTTCCCAGGAACTGGAAGTTACCCAATTACTGGTTCAGATCCAATTACTAATCCCGAACCGGGTTTTGAGGTTGGCGATCTGTTTGGTGACACATATTCCAATCATCCTTGGCTAGGGGATCCGACTAGCGATGTCATAGACCGGGGAAATGGAGTGACGGTTCAAGAGTTTGAAAATGGCTACATCATCTCTAATGGTTCTGAGGTAAATGCTTATGAATATGGAGATGGTTCTGGTTCATTAGAGGTTGATCCTAATCCATCTCAACCCTTACAACCTGTATATACTGAATTTAACTACCGTTCTATTGCAACTCGTTACGGTGAGTACCGTAGTGGTAATGACTGGGACGTTGGTCGGGGTAAGACTTTTAATCCTGGCTTTAATTTAGAATCTGCTGATGTAACCTATCAATTGGGTCAGCTTATTCTTGCCCTTGAGAGTGGCACAATAGTAAAAGGTGGCAATATACTCGTCACCATACCATATTATAGGACTTTTACTGATGGTGACAGTGGTGATGTGGAAATCACTCTTTATGCTGATGATGAACTTTCTAAAGAGGCCAGAAACCATAAAGACTTCAAGATGAAGTTTGATAGCATTCGCGATCAGCTTAAAATACAGATAGAAAATGTTATTGCCAAACAATTTACTGAGCAGTCTCTAGGAAATAATGATAGATTCACTTATCTATTGAATAGTTCTAGTGCTTGGGCAAATAATATTGGACCGGTAACTTTTGATGGTGGCAATCTTGAAGTTATTATTCACGGAACTCAACAAGAAGAGATTGGATTGAGTAATTTTTCGATTGATTATAATCCGGCCAGACCAACAAATGAACAAATTGAGTGGAAAGGCAATTTTACTTATACACTGTATGATGATTTTGCTTTTTCGGAAGCAGATGGTAAGACAGGAGGTCTAGCTGGATTAGTTTTAAGTCCTGCATATAAACTGCAAAACTACGGGGCGGCAAAACCTTACAGTATAAAACTTATTGTTGAGGAACCAATAGAAGGAGAAATGCCGATTGTAATAGCATAA
- a CDS encoding hydrogenase maturation protease: protein MPNPEKVLVIGYGNTLRRDDGAGQKVAEAVAAKGWENVLSLAVHQLTPELAAEIATVDKAIFADAYPDAQTVEVREIAENNSENIQFNPHSSDPKGLLALTKLLYGKNPPAWWVLIPALDFDFGEELSPATATGVMDAVAKIEQLIIT from the coding sequence ATGCCAAACCCGGAAAAAGTATTAGTCATCGGCTACGGTAATACGTTGCGCCGCGATGATGGCGCAGGCCAAAAAGTGGCAGAAGCAGTAGCCGCCAAAGGTTGGGAAAACGTGCTATCTTTAGCAGTTCATCAACTGACGCCGGAATTAGCTGCAGAAATCGCCACCGTCGATAAAGCAATTTTTGCCGACGCCTACCCAGATGCTCAAACTGTGGAAGTGCGAGAAATTGCCGAGAATAACAGTGAAAATATTCAATTTAATCCCCATAGTAGCGACCCAAAAGGGCTGCTTGCTTTGACGAAATTACTCTATGGCAAAAATCCCCCAGCCTGGTGGGTTTTGATTCCCGCCTTGGATTTTGACTTTGGGGAAGAGCTATCCCCAGCTACAGCCACTGGGGTGATGGATGCGGTGGCCAAAATTGAACAACTAATTATAACATAG
- a CDS encoding type II toxin-antitoxin system HicB family antitoxin, translating into MDFYTVFLRKSQDYWVSLCLENGLVGQGDSQQQAIDKLQEAIASFEEVYQSEPNVYSAPISIQDLHEFLTLEDAAETTDVYELRKVYA; encoded by the coding sequence ATGGATTTTTATACGGTTTTTTTAAGAAAAAGCCAAGACTATTGGGTTTCCTTGTGTTTAGAAAATGGCCTGGTTGGACAAGGAGATAGTCAACAGCAAGCGATTGATAAACTTCAAGAAGCCATTGCCTCTTTTGAAGAAGTATATCAATCTGAACCCAATGTGTATTCTGCGCCAATATCAATTCAAGATTTACATGAATTTTTGACTCTAGAAGATGCAGCAGAAACAACCGATGTTTATGAATTAAGGAAAGTCTATGCCTGA
- a CDS encoding peptidoglycan DD-metalloendopeptidase family protein encodes MKPVTFCAAGNQAIPPELMVKSVLAQSHRRARTSAATLALAAISMGASSVLLPHQNGAMASEPLVATNTPGLGETTGNSQLTDSALEAAPSISLVSENLAPGELPEAPENQTAESGATPSDLEPVFGSLDLEATLPVTEPTSFPAPWLSSDIPTGVDTSFDINQPGILGHQESQTNLTAPQEASNPALEPAAAPAPATTAPLELSATSAATTPALLPTQPSTTLGELTSSPSSDSLRFAGGIPQQSLPTNISAPLPPSGFANPSLTLPEAAPQPTALTPQLETQKPAALEALTPIETESATSVIPEVPAASTTNSTTAATDDLEADMTGAVVVAGADNVANTWTLYKVKPGDTLENIARATSVSVPAIIEANQLTNPNFIEPDRELKIPLNPTANPVAENQGWSVSSTEGTVSFPAGTASLLPVEPSVSLPLPTAVAAQPVQEETAGLPKQDKPGKDKDRKWEIAADSPVTPPASEDEGLTTAAVFNPYVEDLRADLNRLRNKYGEQTPTGSGEAIEPAIAEMDATEAIPARGYESAETDRMAAAPEAGQNPYSEGLRSDIQKLQQQYQSQPVHETSVPDQGAPDQGAMKVAPAAVTAWAIEQFLPLPNLNPESNLEIQNEALPADINQNIRAPQERTEVSFPPTQAPVRQMPTLPVATQPEPTPAPSQPAEQVVAVAPLGYEAYQMEPTTGRMVSPQIPPLPGPDKYLPASPPAFNGYIWPAQGVMTSGYGWRWGRMHKGIDIAAPIGTPIYAAAPGKVTFAGWNDGGYGNLVEIEHPDGSSTIYAHNNRIVVQEGQEVDQGEQVAEMGSTGFSTGPHLHFEIHLPGQGATNPMAYLPRER; translated from the coding sequence ATGAAGCCTGTTACTTTCTGTGCCGCCGGCAATCAGGCCATCCCGCCGGAACTGATGGTGAAATCAGTTCTTGCACAGAGCCATCGTAGGGCTCGCACCTCGGCTGCCACCCTAGCGCTGGCTGCCATATCGATGGGCGCCTCTAGCGTACTGCTGCCCCACCAAAATGGTGCAATGGCTAGTGAGCCCCTCGTAGCAACAAATACCCCAGGATTGGGAGAAACCACTGGGAATTCTCAACTAACAGATTCAGCTCTGGAAGCTGCCCCATCTATTTCCTTGGTGAGTGAAAACCTCGCCCCAGGGGAATTGCCCGAGGCGCCAGAGAACCAAACTGCTGAATCCGGAGCAACTCCATCAGATTTAGAGCCAGTTTTTGGCTCTCTGGATCTGGAAGCAACCTTGCCAGTGACTGAACCCACCAGCTTTCCCGCCCCGTGGCTGTCATCCGACATTCCCACCGGTGTCGATACATCCTTTGATATCAACCAACCCGGCATCTTAGGGCACCAGGAAAGCCAGACTAATCTTACTGCCCCCCAAGAGGCATCCAACCCAGCCCTGGAGCCCGCCGCTGCTCCCGCACCAGCCACAACGGCGCCACTAGAATTATCTGCAACTTCTGCCGCCACAACACCAGCTCTCCTGCCCACCCAACCATCAACCACATTGGGAGAGCTAACATCGAGCCCCAGCTCCGACAGCCTCAGATTTGCTGGAGGCATCCCGCAGCAGTCTCTACCAACCAATATATCGGCACCCTTGCCGCCTTCTGGGTTCGCAAATCCCAGCCTGACGCTTCCAGAGGCCGCACCACAGCCAACAGCATTGACTCCACAATTAGAAACACAGAAGCCCGCTGCACTAGAGGCACTGACGCCCATTGAAACAGAGTCAGCAACCAGCGTCATCCCGGAAGTGCCCGCCGCATCAACCACCAATAGCACCACTGCAGCCACTGATGATTTAGAGGCCGATATGACTGGGGCAGTGGTGGTGGCAGGGGCTGATAACGTTGCTAATACCTGGACTTTGTACAAAGTCAAGCCCGGTGACACCCTGGAAAACATCGCCAGGGCAACCAGCGTTTCAGTCCCAGCAATCATTGAGGCCAATCAGCTCACTAACCCTAATTTTATTGAGCCCGATCGGGAGCTGAAAATCCCGCTGAACCCAACCGCAAATCCTGTGGCGGAAAATCAGGGATGGAGCGTTAGCAGCACCGAGGGGACGGTGAGTTTCCCCGCCGGAACCGCCAGCCTGTTACCGGTAGAGCCCTCCGTATCCCTGCCTCTGCCCACCGCCGTGGCGGCTCAACCAGTCCAGGAGGAAACTGCTGGTCTGCCGAAACAGGATAAACCGGGTAAGGACAAGGACCGCAAATGGGAAATCGCCGCTGATTCTCCGGTGACACCCCCTGCCTCTGAGGATGAGGGACTGACCACTGCAGCGGTGTTCAATCCTTATGTAGAGGATTTGCGCGCTGACCTAAACCGGCTGAGAAACAAGTACGGTGAGCAAACTCCCACAGGAAGTGGAGAGGCGATCGAGCCTGCGATCGCTGAGATGGATGCTACTGAGGCCATACCGGCTAGAGGTTATGAGTCAGCCGAAACCGATCGGATGGCGGCGGCTCCTGAAGCTGGCCAAAACCCTTACAGTGAAGGTCTGCGCTCTGATATTCAAAAACTACAGCAGCAGTACCAGTCCCAGCCCGTACATGAGACCTCAGTACCAGACCAGGGGGCACCAGACCAGGGGGCGATGAAAGTAGCACCGGCGGCTGTCACCGCCTGGGCGATCGAGCAGTTCTTGCCCCTGCCTAACCTCAATCCTGAATCCAACTTAGAAATCCAAAACGAAGCTCTCCCAGCAGACATTAACCAAAACATTCGGGCGCCACAGGAGCGGACGGAGGTATCATTCCCACCTACCCAAGCTCCAGTGCGCCAAATGCCCACCCTGCCCGTCGCCACCCAGCCGGAACCTACCCCCGCCCCCAGTCAACCTGCAGAACAGGTGGTGGCAGTGGCCCCTCTGGGATACGAGGCTTATCAGATGGAGCCCACCACCGGGCGCATGGTATCGCCCCAGATTCCACCCCTACCAGGTCCAGATAAATATCTCCCCGCCAGTCCCCCGGCGTTCAACGGCTACATCTGGCCAGCTCAAGGGGTGATGACTTCCGGCTACGGCTGGCGTTGGGGACGGATGCACAAAGGGATTGACATCGCAGCCCCGATCGGCACCCCCATCTACGCCGCCGCTCCCGGCAAAGTCACCTTTGCTGGCTGGAATGATGGCGGTTACGGCAACCTGGTGGAAATCGAGCATCCCGACGGCAGCTCGACCATCTACGCCCACAACAACCGAATTGTGGTGCAAGAAGGACAAGAAGTTGACCAGGGCGAGCAAGTAGCAGAAATGGGCAGCACCGGTTTTAGCACCGGTCCCCACCTGCACTTTGAAATCCATCTCCCCGGACAGGGAGCCACCAACCCGATGGCCTACCTGCCCCGAGAGCGCTAA
- the gshA gene encoding glutamate--cysteine ligase: protein MLLTKGFEVEMYTGTPQGDIVGLSDKIVAALNRFVREPDSRNVEYTTAPLCGYDRLLCELVQPRLLLRNYLKTLGDYMLIPGSCLSMGDTKVFYRSDPTNHYHNYIEQTYGTNVVTASVHINIGIPNPELLMRAYRLVRVEAPLFLALSASSPFLDGEVTGYHSTRWQMFPKTPKHVPLFASHKHFIDWTEAQLALGTMKNVRHLWSSVRPNGDRRPYDINRLELRICDLISSPISLLAITAFLEARLWQLLENPDLDPLISSKLSTSHLEEDLLELTDANEVAAARESLDAPLRHWQDGRTITARSWIEEIYQQVSPIAKKQGFHCFLSPLKKILREGNEAQQWLKLHSGGMDTRSIIRQGMQLMVEMEKELEDKLCGLLVA from the coding sequence GTGCTGCTAACAAAAGGCTTTGAGGTGGAGATGTACACGGGGACTCCCCAGGGTGACATTGTGGGGCTGTCGGATAAAATCGTGGCGGCGTTAAACCGGTTTGTGCGGGAACCGGACAGCCGGAATGTGGAATACACCACGGCCCCCCTATGTGGTTATGACCGGTTGTTGTGCGAGTTGGTGCAGCCGAGATTGCTGCTGCGCAACTACCTAAAAACTCTGGGGGATTATATGTTGATTCCCGGTAGCTGTTTGTCGATGGGGGATACGAAAGTGTTTTATCGCTCGGACCCCACGAATCACTACCACAATTATATTGAGCAAACTTACGGCACCAATGTGGTAACGGCGAGCGTTCACATTAATATTGGCATACCGAATCCAGAGTTGCTGATGCGGGCCTATCGCCTAGTGCGGGTGGAGGCGCCCCTGTTTTTGGCTCTCAGTGCATCATCGCCGTTTTTGGATGGGGAGGTGACGGGGTATCACTCCACGCGGTGGCAAATGTTTCCCAAAACACCCAAGCATGTGCCCTTGTTTGCCAGTCACAAGCATTTTATTGATTGGACCGAGGCGCAATTGGCACTGGGGACGATGAAGAATGTCCGCCATTTGTGGTCCAGCGTGCGGCCCAATGGCGATCGGCGTCCCTATGACATCAATCGGTTAGAGTTGCGGATATGTGACCTGATATCAAGTCCTATATCCTTGTTAGCAATTACAGCATTTTTAGAGGCCCGTCTGTGGCAGTTGCTAGAAAACCCGGATTTAGACCCACTCATCAGTAGCAAATTGTCAACAAGCCACCTAGAGGAGGACCTGCTAGAGCTGACCGATGCTAATGAAGTGGCGGCGGCTAGGGAGAGCTTGGATGCGCCCCTGCGCCATTGGCAAGATGGCCGGACCATCACAGCGCGGTCTTGGATTGAGGAAATTTATCAACAAGTGTCACCGATCGCCAAGAAACAGGGTTTTCACTGCTTTTTGTCACCCCTGAAAAAAATCCTGCGGGAAGGGAACGAGGCGCAACAGTGGTTGAAACTGCATAGTGGAGGGATGGATACCCGCAGTATCATCCGCCAGGGGATGCAGTTAATGGTAGAAATGGAGAAAGAACTGGAAGATAAACTGTGCGGGCTGTTGGTGGCGTAA
- a CDS encoding tRNA (cytidine(34)-2'-O)-methyltransferase, which yields MVRVVLVNPQIPPNTGNIARTCAATGTPLHLVGPMGFEISDRYLKRAGLDYWPYVKLQYHPTLEDFQKTHQEQGGRWIGFSTRGSSNYVQFQFHEDDWLLFGSETTGLSSEVLAACDATACIPMNQPAVRSLNLSVSVAVGLFEARRQLGYLG from the coding sequence ATGGTGCGAGTGGTGTTGGTAAATCCTCAAATTCCCCCGAATACGGGGAATATTGCCCGGACTTGTGCGGCCACAGGGACGCCGCTGCATTTGGTCGGACCGATGGGGTTTGAAATTAGCGATCGCTATCTGAAGCGGGCGGGTTTAGACTACTGGCCCTATGTGAAACTGCAATACCATCCCACCCTAGAAGACTTTCAAAAAACACACCAAGAGCAAGGAGGGAGGTGGATTGGCTTTAGCACCAGAGGGAGCAGCAACTATGTGCAATTTCAGTTTCACGAAGATGACTGGCTGCTATTTGGGAGCGAAACCACTGGTTTATCCTCAGAAGTGCTGGCGGCGTGCGACGCCACCGCCTGCATCCCCATGAACCAGCCAGCAGTGCGGAGTTTGAACTTGTCCGTGAGTGTGGCGGTGGGACTGTTTGAAGCTAGGCGCCAGTTGGGCTACCTTGGCTAA
- a CDS encoding type II toxin-antitoxin system RelE/ParE family toxin: MAKLDGLEPVLDFLKSLQPKIAAQIAKKVLELNLDPLPADAKQLTGYPGLYRVDSGEYRIVYRFNPEADLVEVILVGKRNDDEVYKKLKRLFE, from the coding sequence ATGGCGAAACTTGACGGTCTAGAGCCAGTTTTAGATTTTCTCAAAAGTTTACAGCCCAAAATTGCCGCTCAAATTGCCAAGAAAGTCTTAGAGCTGAATCTGGATCCGTTGCCAGCAGATGCCAAGCAACTCACCGGTTATCCGGGGTTGTATCGCGTTGACAGCGGAGAATATCGGATTGTTTACCGATTTAATCCCGAAGCAGATTTAGTGGAAGTCATCTTAGTTGGCAAGCGCAATGACGATGAAGTGTATAAAAAACTCAAGCGTCTTTTTGAGTGA
- a CDS encoding DUF2499 domain-containing protein, producing MHALSVPTWMIHISSVIEWIAAIWLIWRYGEVTGKRYWWALSAGMLPALVSAMCACTWHYFDNPTSLEWLVTLQAAMTVVGNCTLCAGAWWVWRQAGSRPNSSPSN from the coding sequence ATGCACGCTCTTTCCGTTCCCACCTGGATGATTCATATCTCCAGTGTTATTGAGTGGATTGCCGCTATCTGGTTAATCTGGAGATATGGTGAAGTTACGGGCAAACGCTACTGGTGGGCTTTGTCTGCTGGGATGCTTCCTGCTTTGGTTAGTGCGATGTGTGCCTGCACTTGGCATTATTTTGATAATCCCACATCTTTAGAATGGCTAGTTACCCTGCAAGCGGCGATGACTGTGGTGGGTAATTGCACTTTGTGCGCTGGTGCTTGGTGGGTTTGGCGCCAAGCTGGTTCCAGGCCAAATTCCTCCCCATCAAATTAA
- a CDS encoding type II toxin-antitoxin system Phd/YefM family antitoxin translates to MQSYTLTQTRNQHGEVFDRAAVEPVLITKQSRPSYVIISSDTYQQLLARLTELEDMLLGQQATAAVSRSAMVGSETFVATLTQLANGET, encoded by the coding sequence ATGCAAAGTTACACCCTCACACAAACCCGGAATCAACACGGGGAAGTATTCGATCGGGCGGCAGTGGAGCCGGTTTTAATCACCAAGCAATCCCGCCCCAGCTATGTGATTATCTCTAGCGATACCTATCAGCAGTTATTGGCAAGGCTGACCGAATTAGAGGATATGCTTTTAGGTCAGCAGGCAACCGCCGCCGTGAGCCGATCGGCAATGGTGGGTAGCGAAACCTTTGTGGCAACCCTCACCCAACTAGCAAATGGCGAAACTTGA